One part of the Acinetobacter sp. XS-4 genome encodes these proteins:
- the dusA gene encoding tRNA dihydrouridine(20/20a) synthase DusA, giving the protein MQSLQSLQPRISVAPMMDWTTKDYRFFARLFNPNVVLYTEMVTTGAILFGDAKRHLDYSAQEHPIVLQLGGSNPQELATCTKMAEDWGYDEVNLNVGCPSDRVQNNKIGACLMAEPDLVAECIHTMQKAVTIPVTVKHRIGIDDMHSYEEMLHFVDTVAATGCTHFVVHARIAILKGLSPKENREVPPLRYEDVYRLKQERPHLTIEINGGIKTFAETQTHLQHVDGVMIGREAYHNPFLLAEMGQLWNLDAPDRFDIMEQMLPYIEQRMAEGAPLSIITRHILGLFQNLPGARKWRQALSGGNAKTLGDVEQAISNMQAALIRTEEYLKEHQV; this is encoded by the coding sequence ATGCAATCACTTCAATCGTTACAACCTCGTATTTCTGTCGCACCCATGATGGACTGGACTACAAAGGATTATCGATTCTTTGCGCGCTTGTTTAACCCAAATGTTGTGCTATACACAGAAATGGTCACCACAGGTGCGATTTTATTTGGCGATGCTAAACGCCATTTAGACTACAGCGCACAAGAACATCCGATTGTATTGCAGTTGGGTGGTTCAAACCCGCAAGAGCTTGCAACCTGCACAAAAATGGCCGAAGACTGGGGTTACGATGAAGTCAACCTCAATGTAGGCTGTCCAAGTGACCGTGTACAGAACAATAAAATCGGTGCCTGCTTAATGGCAGAGCCAGACTTGGTTGCTGAATGCATTCACACCATGCAAAAAGCAGTAACTATTCCTGTAACAGTCAAACATCGTATTGGTATTGATGACATGCACTCTTATGAAGAGATGCTTCATTTCGTAGATACGGTGGCGGCAACAGGTTGCACTCATTTTGTAGTGCATGCTCGTATTGCTATTTTGAAAGGCCTATCACCGAAAGAAAATCGTGAAGTTCCGCCTTTACGCTATGAAGATGTCTATCGTTTAAAACAAGAGCGCCCACATCTCACTATTGAAATTAACGGCGGGATTAAAACGTTTGCTGAAACTCAAACACATTTACAGCACGTAGACGGCGTTATGATTGGCCGTGAAGCCTATCATAATCCATTCTTACTCGCAGAAATGGGTCAGCTTTGGAATTTAGATGCGCCAGATCGTTTCGATATTATGGAACAAATGCTGCCTTATATCGAACAACGCATGGCAGAAGGTGCTCCCCTCTCAATTATTACACGCCATATTTTAGGATTATTCCAAAACTTACCGGGTGCTCGCAAATGGCGTCAGGCGCTAAGTGGCGGAAATGCAAAAACTTTAGGTGATGTAGAACAGGCAATTAGCAACATGCAAGCCGCTCTAATTCGTACTGAGGAATATTTAAAAGAGCATCAAGTTTAA
- a CDS encoding NAD(P)(+) transhydrogenase (Re/Si-specific) subunit beta, whose amino-acid sequence MEFIQANANWLYLVGAILFILTLRGLSGPKTAIQGNRYGMIAMAIAVVTTFFVANNPVIWMIVGAMVLGAIVGIARARTVPMTQMPETVALMHSLVGLAAVLIAIAAILHNNQLTELFAQNEAALTAAGVQHVHMSSVHLFELFVGCFVGAITFTASVFAYGKLAAKKWAKTISGAWVKPVQALIFIAMLACGFYFFTTGNMTAFWAMTALALAFGWVWIAPVGGGDMPVVVSLLNSFSGWAAAGIGFTLENNMLIVAGSLVGSSGAILSYIMCKAMNRSIINVLFGGAMGGAAVATAAKGEQVQRNHRSGSADDAGFLMSNADSVVIVPGYGMAQGRAQNAVKELCEILKEQGVRVRFAIHPVAGRMPGHMNVLLAEADVAYEDILEMDEINSDFPATDVVLVIGANDVVNPAAKDDPTSPIYGMPILEAHKARTIMVIKRSMATGYAGLDNDLFYNEKTMMIFGDAKKVVEDMTKAINGGGH is encoded by the coding sequence ATGGAATTTATTCAAGCAAACGCAAACTGGTTGTACCTTGTTGGCGCAATCCTCTTTATCTTGACGCTTCGTGGCTTGTCTGGCCCTAAAACAGCAATTCAAGGTAACCGTTACGGTATGATCGCGATGGCGATTGCAGTGGTAACGACCTTCTTTGTTGCGAATAACCCAGTCATCTGGATGATTGTTGGTGCAATGGTGTTGGGTGCAATCGTAGGTATTGCACGAGCTCGTACTGTACCAATGACACAAATGCCAGAGACTGTTGCACTCATGCACTCTTTAGTTGGTTTGGCTGCTGTCCTAATTGCAATTGCTGCAATTTTGCATAACAACCAATTAACTGAATTGTTTGCTCAAAATGAGGCGGCTTTAACTGCTGCTGGTGTACAACATGTTCACATGAGCAGTGTTCATTTATTTGAATTGTTCGTGGGTTGTTTTGTTGGTGCGATTACCTTTACTGCATCTGTATTTGCGTATGGTAAATTGGCTGCAAAAAAATGGGCGAAAACAATTTCTGGTGCATGGGTTAAACCTGTTCAGGCGCTTATCTTTATTGCGATGTTGGCTTGTGGTTTCTACTTCTTCACGACTGGCAACATGACTGCTTTCTGGGCAATGACAGCACTTGCGCTTGCGTTTGGCTGGGTATGGATTGCACCAGTCGGTGGTGGTGATATGCCTGTAGTGGTATCGCTTCTTAACTCATTCTCGGGTTGGGCTGCGGCAGGTATTGGTTTTACACTTGAAAACAACATGTTGATCGTTGCGGGTTCTCTCGTAGGTTCATCTGGTGCGATTCTGTCGTACATCATGTGTAAAGCAATGAACCGTTCGATCATCAATGTATTGTTTGGTGGTGCAATGGGCGGTGCGGCAGTTGCTACTGCTGCTAAAGGTGAACAAGTTCAGCGTAACCATCGTTCTGGTTCTGCCGATGATGCTGGTTTCTTGATGTCAAATGCTGACAGCGTTGTGATTGTACCGGGTTATGGTATGGCGCAAGGTCGTGCACAAAATGCTGTAAAAGAATTGTGTGAAATTCTAAAAGAGCAAGGTGTTCGCGTTCGTTTTGCAATCCATCCAGTTGCTGGTCGTATGCCTGGCCATATGAACGTATTGCTTGCTGAAGCAGATGTAGCATATGAAGATATCTTGGAAATGGATGAGATTAACTCAGACTTCCCAGCAACAGATGTCGTGCTTGTAATTGGTGCAAATGACGTAGTAAACCCTGCTGCAAAAGATGATCCAACTTCACCGATTTATGGCATGCCGATTCTTGAAGCACATAAAGCGCGTACAATCATGGTGATTAAGCGTTCTATGGCTACAGGTTATGCAGGTCTAGACAATGATTTGTTCTACAATGAAAAAACGATGATGATCTTTGGTGATGCGAAGAAAGTTGTGGAAGATATGACGAAAGCAATCAATGGTGGTGGTCACTAA
- a CDS encoding MFS transporter — MSTPEDISQNKPLLWLMAAACGLCAGVNYYCQPLIHSIQQDFAVTQAQAALTVTFAQVSYALGLLFIVPMGDIVNKAKAIPFLMVLCAVGLFTSAFAVNLPMLWIGTILAGLFSVAAQVLIPLATMTVKPEKTGEIIGFLMSGLLVGILLSTSLAGLFSNLFHWKVVYVVSGILMLLLAYTLKSRLPYVLRMKMNYGQIFGSMAQLLKEEKRLLIRALTGGFAFAAVSILYSTIALLLTSAHHLPDLFIGLVPLVGIFGALSTRYIGKYADQGHTGLLTWMGCGLFLLSWICFYYGQTLLSSYIIGFALIQLALALVHTSNQSIIFRLRPDAKSRINAIYMTTYFIGGAGGSALGIFAWNRGGWTMTCLAGIGLVVLCILFSMFDTVLQKKKMVSQ; from the coding sequence ATGTCTACCCCTGAAGATATCAGTCAGAATAAACCGTTGCTTTGGTTGATGGCAGCAGCATGTGGTTTATGTGCAGGTGTGAACTATTATTGTCAGCCCCTGATTCACTCGATTCAACAAGACTTTGCCGTGACTCAGGCACAAGCAGCATTAACCGTTACATTTGCTCAGGTGTCTTATGCTCTCGGACTGCTCTTTATTGTTCCGATGGGTGATATTGTCAATAAAGCCAAGGCTATTCCATTTTTGATGGTGCTCTGTGCAGTTGGCTTATTTACGTCTGCTTTTGCTGTTAACTTACCCATGCTATGGATCGGCACAATTTTAGCAGGTTTATTTTCAGTTGCAGCTCAAGTGCTTATTCCACTTGCCACAATGACTGTAAAACCCGAAAAAACTGGTGAGATCATTGGTTTTTTAATGAGTGGCTTATTGGTCGGAATTTTACTCTCTACCAGTCTGGCGGGTTTATTCTCTAACTTATTCCATTGGAAAGTGGTGTATGTCGTAAGTGGTATATTAATGTTACTACTGGCATATACCCTAAAAAGTCGCCTGCCTTATGTCTTGCGTATGAAAATGAACTATGGACAGATCTTTGGTTCTATGGCTCAGCTTCTAAAAGAGGAAAAGCGTTTATTAATAAGAGCGCTTACAGGTGGCTTTGCATTTGCAGCAGTAAGTATCCTGTATTCCACCATCGCATTACTCCTTACCTCAGCACATCATTTACCTGACCTCTTTATTGGACTAGTGCCTTTAGTGGGTATCTTTGGTGCTTTATCAACACGTTACATTGGTAAATATGCAGATCAAGGACATACTGGCTTACTGACATGGATGGGCTGCGGATTATTCTTATTAAGTTGGATCTGTTTCTATTATGGGCAAACTTTACTCTCTAGTTATATTATTGGTTTTGCTTTAATTCAGTTAGCACTAGCACTCGTACACACCAGTAACCAGAGCATTATTTTCCGTTTACGACCAGATGCAAAATCTCGTATTAATGCTATCTATATGACGACTTACTTTATTGGTGGTGCTGGTGGTTCGGCATTAGGAATTTTTGCATGGAACCGTGGTGGATGGACCATGACTTGCCTTGCCGGTATTGGGTTAGTCGTACTTTGTATTTTATTTAGCATGTTCGATACGGTCTTACAAAAAAAGAAAATGGTTTCCCAATAA
- a CDS encoding crotonase/enoyl-CoA hydratase family protein: protein MALLRIEKNNGIATVYLNRPDKRNAMSFALLKELVSTAKAIKKDRDIRCVILTGEGNVFSAGIDLSDLNNPKNSAFAIWELVKPGQSLFQKAFLTWQNLPVPVIAALEGYCFGAGMQLALASDIRISHPETKMSIMESRWGLVPDMGLTRSLKGLISVDLAKELTLTARVFDGNYAKEIGLVTHLSNSPLERANEIATEMLQRSPDALTAAKRVLDAMEHQPEKSLRLEKIWQLKLLLGKNSKLARKKDKHPEVNFLPRQYK, encoded by the coding sequence ATGGCACTCTTACGTATTGAAAAAAATAATGGCATTGCAACGGTATATTTAAACCGTCCAGATAAACGCAATGCGATGAGTTTTGCCTTATTAAAAGAGTTAGTTTCAACTGCAAAAGCAATTAAAAAGGATAGAGATATTCGCTGTGTTATTTTGACAGGCGAAGGGAATGTGTTTAGTGCTGGAATTGATTTATCCGACCTCAACAATCCGAAAAACTCTGCTTTTGCCATTTGGGAACTTGTAAAACCCGGACAAAGTCTTTTTCAAAAAGCATTTTTGACTTGGCAGAATTTACCTGTACCAGTTATTGCAGCCTTAGAAGGATATTGTTTCGGCGCGGGCATGCAACTCGCCTTGGCTTCCGATATCCGAATTTCTCATCCAGAAACAAAAATGTCGATTATGGAAAGTCGTTGGGGTTTAGTTCCTGATATGGGACTTACTCGCTCATTAAAAGGTTTAATTAGCGTTGACCTTGCAAAAGAACTCACCTTAACTGCTCGTGTTTTTGATGGGAATTATGCAAAAGAAATCGGTCTTGTAACTCATTTAAGTAACTCACCTCTAGAGAGAGCAAATGAGATTGCAACTGAAATGTTGCAGCGTTCACCTGATGCCCTCACTGCAGCGAAACGTGTACTTGATGCAATGGAGCATCAACCAGAAAAATCATTGCGTCTAGAAAAAATCTGGCAACTTAAATTATTACTTGGTAAAAATAGCAAACTTGCTCGTAAAAAAGACAAACATCCGGAAGTTAATTTTTTACCACGCCAATATAAATAA
- a CDS encoding Rid family hydrolase, with protein MNQETFKIINPATLYDPTPNAYSHVAVVENFKKIIHIAGQGGENSKGELSPNFEKQVIQTFDNIQHALKAANTELSNIAVLRVLVVDHSVEKHQVLIKIMQNLWKNHSFPACTLIPVPRLALEHMLIEVEATAYT; from the coding sequence ATGAATCAAGAGACTTTCAAAATAATAAATCCAGCAACATTATACGACCCTACCCCAAATGCTTATAGTCATGTTGCTGTGGTAGAAAATTTTAAAAAGATTATTCATATTGCAGGTCAAGGAGGCGAAAACTCAAAAGGTGAATTAAGCCCAAATTTTGAAAAACAAGTTATCCAAACTTTTGATAACATTCAACATGCTTTAAAAGCAGCCAATACAGAGCTTAGCAATATTGCTGTATTAAGAGTTTTAGTTGTTGACCATTCGGTCGAAAAACATCAAGTTTTGATTAAAATTATGCAAAATTTATGGAAAAATCATTCTTTTCCAGCCTGTACACTCATTCCTGTACCACGCCTTGCATTAGAGCATATGCTCATTGAAGTCGAAGCAACCGCATACACCTAA
- a CDS encoding TIM barrel protein, translating to MGRLAVNLSMIFTEVPLIERFALAHAQGFEYVEIQFPYELAISDIQTQLGHYNLSLCLINVPAGDLMQGGNGLAGVPGQEIAFREALELAISYATALKVPRVNILAGKQPLDADLLPCLKTLAANLKLACNLLSEHDIEPVFEMINGTDMPRFLVQNIAQAQEMLEAVNDPTLKMQYDCYHMAMMGEDVLEGLQENINLIGHIQFADCPGRHEPDTAEIPYEQIFSWLKQSSYQNYIAAEYKPENTSNQSFTWKKKYFSDDVNI from the coding sequence ATGGGTCGTCTTGCAGTCAATTTATCCATGATTTTTACCGAAGTTCCTTTAATCGAACGCTTTGCTCTGGCCCATGCACAGGGCTTTGAATATGTAGAAATTCAATTTCCTTATGAATTGGCTATTTCAGATATTCAAACTCAACTCGGGCACTACAATCTTAGCCTTTGCCTAATTAATGTACCTGCGGGTGATCTTATGCAAGGCGGAAATGGTTTAGCAGGCGTACCCGGCCAAGAAATAGCTTTCCGTGAAGCATTAGAGTTAGCCATTAGCTATGCCACTGCTTTAAAAGTTCCTCGTGTTAATATTTTGGCTGGGAAGCAACCTCTAGATGCCGACTTACTTCCTTGCTTGAAAACCTTAGCAGCTAATTTAAAACTTGCCTGCAACTTACTTAGTGAACACGATATAGAACCCGTTTTTGAAATGATTAACGGTACAGATATGCCCCGCTTTTTAGTACAAAATATTGCGCAGGCACAAGAAATGCTAGAAGCGGTCAACGACCCTACTCTAAAAATGCAATATGATTGTTATCACATGGCAATGATGGGTGAAGATGTACTTGAGGGTTTGCAAGAAAATATTAATTTAATTGGACACATTCAATTTGCGGATTGCCCGGGCCGTCATGAGCCTGATACAGCTGAAATTCCTTATGAACAAATTTTTTCTTGGTTAAAACAAAGTTCTTATCAGAACTATATTGCAGCAGAATATAAACCTGAAAATACTTCAAATCAGTCATTTACTTGGAAGAAAAAGTATTTTTCCGATGATGTAAATATATAA
- a CDS encoding DMT family transporter yields the protein MKISFSSFQIGSFFALCSAFLFSTKAIFIKQTYALSPLVDATVLMALRMLSALPFFLLICWFNRHHNKGIKKKDWLILIFAGLLGYYFASWLDFMGLMFISASLERIILFLYPTLTVIVSSLLYKQKLDAKSLFAIFLSYGGTVLVMLQEHNNAPIQGNFWLGTSLVFAGAVAFAGYLLLTPPLIKKFGSWNFTGLALTVACIGTLTHYVLSTPHPIQLLLQLPSSVIWYGVGLGFLVTVLPTVMLMQSIERLGASQSAMIASIGPVLTILLAVVFLNEHLNMWQWAGCLLNIIGVMMITLSKKRLKH from the coding sequence ATGAAAATTTCGTTTTCTTCGTTTCAAATCGGGTCTTTTTTTGCTCTTTGCTCTGCTTTTCTATTCAGTACAAAAGCAATCTTTATTAAACAGACTTATGCCCTTTCTCCATTAGTAGACGCTACAGTCCTGATGGCTTTACGCATGTTAAGCGCCTTACCGTTCTTTCTACTCATTTGTTGGTTTAACAGGCATCATAATAAGGGCATAAAAAAGAAGGATTGGCTAATTTTAATTTTTGCCGGTCTATTAGGCTACTACTTTGCAAGTTGGCTCGATTTTATGGGTCTCATGTTTATTAGTGCCTCTCTGGAACGAATTATTCTATTTTTATATCCCACGCTTACCGTCATCGTCTCAAGTCTGCTCTACAAACAAAAATTAGATGCAAAAAGTTTATTTGCCATTTTTCTTAGTTATGGTGGAACCGTGTTGGTCATGCTTCAAGAGCACAACAACGCACCAATTCAGGGCAACTTCTGGCTAGGCACAAGTTTAGTATTTGCAGGTGCGGTGGCTTTTGCGGGCTATTTATTACTAACCCCTCCACTCATTAAGAAATTTGGTTCTTGGAATTTCACAGGTTTAGCTTTAACTGTGGCTTGTATCGGTACATTAACGCACTATGTATTAAGCACACCTCACCCAATTCAACTTCTATTACAACTACCATCTAGTGTGATTTGGTATGGAGTTGGTCTAGGCTTCTTAGTGACTGTCTTACCTACTGTTATGCTCATGCAAAGTATTGAAAGACTTGGAGCATCTCAATCAGCAATGATTGCTTCAATTGGACCTGTTTTAACGATTTTGCTTGCAGTTGTTTTTCTAAATGAACATTTAAACATGTGGCAATGGGCAGGCTGTCTTCTCAATATTATTGGTGTGATGATGATTACACTCAGCAAGAAAAGACTAAAACACTAA
- a CDS encoding NAD(P)-dependent oxidoreductase, with protein sequence MNFDRNTPIAFLGMGLMGSRMATRLIQAGFQVAVWNRTFSACEELIDIGAKPLELSNIGEYPVILTCLADDKAVEAVFEQIQPNLKAEQVIVDFSSLSVAATKTLAQAAATHQVTWIDSPVSGGTAGAEQGTLVIFAGGNNKTITHLTPIYNVLSQRVTRMGDTGTGQATKICNQLIVAANSALIAEAVALADRAGVDTTLLAPALAGGFADSKPFQILTPRMATHTFEPIQWKVQTLSKDLNNAVTLAHNVNLDIPVARKALLQLQTHQKNGFAEKDLATMIQLLEQK encoded by the coding sequence ATGAATTTTGATCGTAATACCCCTATTGCTTTTTTAGGTATGGGGCTTATGGGAAGTCGGATGGCAACCCGCCTTATTCAAGCCGGCTTTCAAGTTGCGGTTTGGAATCGCACTTTCTCTGCATGTGAAGAGCTGATTGATATCGGTGCAAAACCGTTAGAACTTTCAAATATTGGTGAGTATCCAGTTATTTTAACCTGTCTAGCAGATGACAAAGCAGTAGAAGCCGTATTTGAACAAATTCAGCCTAACTTAAAAGCTGAACAGGTTATTGTCGATTTCTCGAGCTTGTCTGTTGCTGCAACAAAAACGCTTGCTCAAGCAGCTGCCACGCATCAAGTAACATGGATTGACTCACCTGTATCGGGTGGAACAGCAGGTGCAGAACAAGGCACACTTGTTATTTTTGCAGGTGGTAATAATAAAACGATTACCCACCTAACCCCTATTTACAATGTTCTATCCCAGCGTGTAACTCGAATGGGAGATACAGGAACTGGCCAAGCCACCAAAATTTGCAATCAACTTATTGTTGCAGCTAACAGCGCCCTAATTGCAGAGGCTGTCGCACTTGCAGATCGAGCTGGTGTAGATACAACATTGCTTGCTCCTGCTTTAGCGGGTGGATTTGCTGACTCTAAACCCTTTCAAATTCTTACCCCGCGTATGGCAACTCATACATTTGAGCCAATTCAGTGGAAAGTTCAAACATTATCTAAGGATCTTAATAACGCAGTAACATTAGCTCACAATGTTAATTTAGACATCCCCGTTGCACGAAAAGCTCTATTACAGCTACAAACTCACCAAAAAAATGGCTTTGCTGAGAAAGATTTAGCTACTATGATTCAATTACTAGAGCAAAAATAA
- a CDS encoding Re/Si-specific NAD(P)(+) transhydrogenase subunit alpha, giving the protein MQIGIPTETVVGENRVAATPETVKKLISAGHSVVIERGAGVKAAYIDSAYEQVGATITDDAYTGSQIILKVRAPQGGEIQKLPANTAVVAMFDPYRNTELDQFANQQVSAFALELLPRTLSRAQNMDVLSSQANLSGYKSVLLAAAEYQRMFPMLMTAAGTVKPARVVIMGVGVAGLQAIATAKRLGAIVEATDLRPTAKDQVESLGGKWLDVPMSEEEQQRAADAAKNGYGWMPGEQYIKDQAAIVDKAVSNADIVITTALLPGRDAPRLIKAETVAKMKPGSVILDMAVETGGNVEGSKVGETVFTENGVKILGVPNIPATVATEASALYARNVFNFVETLFDKEKNFAINQEDEIQKALLVTHGGQVLLKRG; this is encoded by the coding sequence ATGCAGATCGGAATCCCAACCGAAACTGTCGTCGGTGAAAATCGTGTAGCTGCTACGCCAGAGACAGTAAAGAAGTTGATTAGCGCTGGTCATAGCGTTGTGATTGAACGTGGTGCTGGTGTAAAGGCCGCGTACATTGACAGTGCTTATGAACAGGTCGGTGCAACCATTACGGATGATGCCTATACGGGTAGTCAAATTATTTTGAAAGTTCGCGCTCCACAAGGCGGGGAAATTCAAAAACTTCCAGCAAATACTGCTGTTGTAGCAATGTTTGATCCTTATCGTAATACCGAGCTAGATCAGTTTGCGAATCAGCAAGTTTCTGCTTTTGCTCTGGAATTGCTTCCTCGTACGCTTTCTCGTGCGCAGAATATGGACGTATTGTCTTCTCAGGCAAACCTTTCTGGTTATAAATCAGTGTTGCTTGCTGCTGCTGAATATCAGCGCATGTTCCCAATGCTTATGACTGCTGCTGGTACGGTAAAACCTGCTCGTGTTGTGATTATGGGTGTGGGCGTTGCAGGTCTTCAGGCAATCGCAACAGCAAAGCGTTTAGGCGCAATCGTTGAAGCAACCGATTTACGTCCTACAGCAAAAGATCAAGTTGAATCTTTAGGTGGTAAGTGGTTAGACGTACCAATGTCTGAAGAAGAACAACAACGTGCAGCAGATGCCGCTAAAAATGGTTATGGATGGATGCCGGGTGAGCAGTACATCAAAGACCAAGCAGCGATTGTTGATAAGGCTGTTTCTAACGCTGACATCGTGATTACTACTGCGTTGTTACCAGGCCGTGATGCACCACGTCTGATTAAAGCTGAAACTGTTGCCAAGATGAAACCAGGTTCTGTCATTTTAGATATGGCTGTTGAAACTGGCGGTAACGTTGAAGGCTCTAAAGTGGGCGAGACTGTTTTTACAGAAAATGGCGTGAAAATTTTGGGTGTTCCAAATATTCCGGCAACTGTAGCGACAGAAGCTTCTGCGCTATATGCACGTAACGTTTTTAATTTCGTAGAGACTTTATTCGACAAAGAGAAAAACTTTGCGATTAATCAGGAAGACGAAATCCAAAAAGCCCTATTGGTCACTCATGGCGGTCAAGTACTGCTTAAGCGTGGTTAA
- the rsfS gene encoding ribosome silencing factor, protein MNLEPSPSVSNSHDFAMNASNKDVQTCLKVVHDALVDVKAKDILQLDVSSISNVADAIVIASGTSTRHVKALADNVAEEARKAGFRPIGVEGERDAEWILIDLGFVVVHVMLPTARKFYDLESLWRTAPESVA, encoded by the coding sequence ATGAATTTAGAACCATCGCCCAGCGTGTCTAATTCTCACGATTTCGCAATGAATGCCTCAAATAAAGACGTACAAACTTGTCTCAAAGTCGTCCACGACGCTTTAGTTGATGTAAAAGCAAAAGATATTCTCCAGTTAGATGTTAGCTCAATTAGCAATGTCGCTGATGCTATCGTAATTGCGAGCGGCACCTCTACTCGTCATGTGAAAGCACTCGCAGACAATGTTGCAGAAGAAGCTCGAAAAGCCGGTTTCCGCCCGATTGGCGTTGAAGGTGAACGAGATGCAGAATGGATCTTGATTGATCTCGGCTTTGTTGTAGTACATGTGATGCTACCAACAGCTCGTAAATTCTATGATTTAGAAAGCTTATGGCGTACCGCTCCAGAGTCGGTTGCTTAA
- a CDS encoding proton-translocating transhydrogenase family protein encodes MVETITIFVLAIFVGYYVVWGVTPALHTPLMAVTNALSSIIVVGAMLQTVGLPILGVDANVAFQSVNVVSVLGAIAVFLASINIFGGFAVTARMLEMFKPKQKK; translated from the coding sequence ATGGTTGAAACTATTACAATTTTCGTCCTTGCCATCTTCGTAGGTTATTACGTAGTTTGGGGTGTTACACCAGCTTTACATACGCCACTTATGGCTGTAACCAATGCGTTGTCATCTATTATTGTAGTGGGTGCGATGTTGCAAACTGTGGGTCTACCTATTTTGGGTGTAGATGCTAACGTTGCATTTCAAAGTGTGAATGTGGTGAGCGTACTTGGTGCGATTGCAGTATTTTTGGCAAGCATTAATATTTTCGGTGGCTTTGCAGTAACTGCACGCATGCTGGAAATGTTCAAGCCTAAGCAAAAGAAATAA
- a CDS encoding SDR family NAD(P)-dependent oxidoreductase produces the protein MKVLITGANTGIGFATAEQLIKQGQHVILACRNPEKAQEAQTKLRSLNQGQVDLVSLDLNSLELTRKAADEIADRYGSLDVLINNAGLFAKTKQLTVDGFEQQFGVNYLGHFLLTQKLLPVLQQSHKARIVHLASIAHWVGSIKPNKFRAEGFYNPLFYYGQSKLANLLFSNALAEQLAGSSITNNALHPGGVASDIYRDLPKPVYAAMKLGLVPTSVPANLITEMATGDAWQNRNGEYVSAHMPDWKSSHAKNQQLARDLYQQSIDLVEKFL, from the coding sequence GTGAAAGTATTAATTACAGGCGCCAACACAGGTATTGGTTTCGCCACAGCAGAACAACTCATCAAACAAGGGCAACATGTTATTTTAGCGTGCCGAAATCCAGAAAAAGCGCAAGAGGCCCAAACCAAATTACGCTCCCTTAACCAAGGACAAGTCGATTTAGTTTCCCTCGATTTAAACAGCCTTGAGTTAACCCGGAAAGCAGCAGATGAAATTGCCGATCGATATGGCAGCCTCGATGTACTCATTAACAATGCAGGGTTATTTGCCAAAACCAAACAACTAACTGTTGATGGTTTCGAGCAGCAATTCGGTGTTAACTACTTGGGTCATTTTTTACTAACTCAAAAACTACTTCCAGTTTTACAACAATCTCATAAAGCACGTATTGTTCATCTTGCATCTATTGCTCACTGGGTTGGTTCAATCAAACCCAACAAGTTTCGTGCAGAAGGTTTTTATAACCCCCTGTTCTATTATGGGCAATCGAAGCTTGCAAATTTACTGTTCAGCAACGCATTAGCAGAGCAACTAGCTGGAAGTTCAATTACCAATAATGCATTACACCCTGGCGGTGTTGCTTCCGACATTTACCGTGACTTACCAAAGCCAGTTTATGCCGCGATGAAATTAGGATTAGTACCCACTTCAGTTCCAGCAAATCTCATTACAGAAATGGCAACTGGCGATGCATGGCAAAATCGTAATGGTGAATATGTCAGTGCACACATGCCAGACTGGAAATCTTCACATGCCAAAAACCAGCAACTGGCACGCGACCTCTATCAACAATCAATAGACCTTGTAGAAAAATTTCTTTAA